TACTATGATAAAAAAGAACATATGTATTAATGGAAAAACAATGATGGTTGTAGCTGATCCTGGTACAACACTGGCTGATACATTGCGTGAACAGTTGAAGCTTACAGGGACAAAAGTCGGTTGCGGTCAGGGGCAATGCGGTTCATGTTCGGTTATAATGGATGGAAAGGTTGTTAGGTCTTGTATCACAAAAATGAGCAGAGTACCTGAAGATGCCTGCATTACCACAATTGAGGGAATCGGTAGTCCTGAAAAACTCCATCCGCTTCAGCTTTCCTGGACAGTAAATGGCGGAGCCCAGTGCGGTTTTTGCAGTCCGGGATTCATTGTTTCGGCTAAAGGTCTTTTGGATACAAACCGGAATCCTACAAGAGATGATGTAAGAGACTGGTTCCAGAAACACAGAAATGCCTGCCGTTGTACGGGTTATAAACCTCTTGTTGATGCTGTTATGGATGCTGCAAAAGTTTTGCGCGGTGAACTGAGCGAAGATGATCTTGCTTTTAAAATGCCTGCCGATAACAGGATTTGGGGGAGCAAATATCCGCGTCCCAGTGCAATTGCAAAAGTCACCGGTGTTACGGACTTTGGAGCTGATACCAGCATTAAAATGCCTGTCGGCACACTCAGGCTTGCACTTGTTCAGGCCAAAACCTCACATGCCAACATACTTTCCATTGATACTTCAGAAGCTGAAAAAATGCCCGGAGTAGCCAAAGTTATTACTCATAAGGATGTAAAAGGCAAAAACCGGATTACCGGCTTGATTACTTTTCCTACAAACAAAGGTGATGGTTGGGATCGTCCTATACTTTGTGATGAAAAAGTATTTCAGTTCGGAGATGCCATTGCTATTGTTGCTGCAGATACGGAAGCAAATGCTAAAGCTGCGGCAGATAAAGTTAAAGTAGATCTTGAAGAGCTTCCTGCATATATGAGCGCTCCTGCGGCTATGGCGGAAGATGCCATAGAAATCCATCCCGGAACACCAAATATATATTTTGAACAAAAAATTGCCAAAGGCGGTGAGACAGCGCCTATTATGAGTTCGGCGGCACATACGGTTGAAAATGACTATTATCTGCAGCGTCAGCCCCATCTGACCATGGAACCCGATGTCGGTTTTGCATATTTTGATGAAGAAGAAAGGCTGACAATACATTCCAAAAGCATCGGCATACATCTTCACCATGCAATGATCTGTCCGGGCCTGGGTGTTGAGCCGGAAAAACTCAGAATTGTTCAAAACCCTTCAGGCGGAACTTTCGGATACAAGTTCAGCCCCACTATGGAGGCATTGCTCGGTGTAGCCGCTATGGCTGTAAATAAACCGGTTTCATTAATATATGATTATTTCCAGCAT
The sequence above is a segment of the Pseudomonadota bacterium genome. Coding sequences within it:
- a CDS encoding molybdopterin-dependent oxidoreductase, whose translation is MIKKNICINGKTMMVVADPGTTLADTLREQLKLTGTKVGCGQGQCGSCSVIMDGKVVRSCITKMSRVPEDACITTIEGIGSPEKLHPLQLSWTVNGGAQCGFCSPGFIVSAKGLLDTNRNPTRDDVRDWFQKHRNACRCTGYKPLVDAVMDAAKVLRGELSEDDLAFKMPADNRIWGSKYPRPSAIAKVTGVTDFGADTSIKMPVGTLRLALVQAKTSHANILSIDTSEAEKMPGVAKVITHKDVKGKNRITGLITFPTNKGDGWDRPILCDEKVFQFGDAIAIVAADTEANAKAAADKVKVDLEELPAYMSAPAAMAEDAIEIHPGTPNIYFEQKIAKGGETAPIMSSAAHTVENDYYLQRQPHLTMEPDVGFAYFDEEERLTIHSKSIGIHLHHAMICPGLGVEPEKLRIVQNPSGGTFGYKFSPTMEALLGVAAMAVNKPVSLIYDYFQHITYTGKRSPFFVNLKLGADSNGKLLAMESDWSVDHGPYSEFGDLLTLRGAQFIGAGYGIPNIRGMGRTVCTNHAWGSAFRSYGSPQSFFASESLMDELAAKIGMDPLELRSINVYRKGDTTPTGQTPDVLSLSEMIDKLKPLYKEAVEKAKKASKPDKKKGVGVSIGIYGCGLDGPDASEIAVELTKDGVTLSSGWEDHGQGADIGALGTCHEALLPLRITPDKIKLVMNDTALVPNSGPSGGSRQQVVTGNAIKNGCEMLLNAMRKADGSYRTYDEMVAENIPLKYSGTWTASVCTPCDENAQGAPFSVYMYGVFMAEVTVETDTGKTHVNKFTVFADAGKINNRLVVDGQIYGGVAQGIGLALTEDFEDLKKHTSMIACGLPYIKDVPDSIDIHYVETPREHGPFGAAGVGELPLTSSHVAVINAIANATGVRITKLPALPEKVLAGLKK